In the genome of Ctenopharyngodon idella isolate HZGC_01 chromosome 19, HZGC01, whole genome shotgun sequence, one region contains:
- the mrpl53 gene encoding 39S ribosomal protein L53, mitochondrial gives MAASRGAVVLKTVKKIIVQFCPFESNVRSTREFLIMVGSEKVRGTNMNCEVITEVKHDRSEPTIDITFLDGERLVMKGSKLTTQEMLSALQTRCSAKDPQAKAGDKK, from the exons ATGGCGGCGTCCAGGGGAGCAGTAGTGTTAAAGACggttaaaaaaattattgtacAGTTTTGCCCCTTTGAATCTAATGTTCGCTCCACAAG AGAGTTTCTCATCATGGTCGGGTCCGAAAAAGTCAGAGGCACAAATATGAACTGTGAAGTTATCACAGAAGTAAAGCACGACCGATCAGAGCCTACGATTGACATCACATTCT TGGATGGAGAGAGGCTGGTGATGAAGGGATCCAAATTAACCACCCAAGAAATGCTCTCAGCCTTACAGACCCGCTGCAGTGCTAAAGATCCTCAGGCTAAAGCAGGAGACAAGAAGTAG
- the fabp4a gene encoding fatty acid binding protein 4a: MVDKFVGTWKMTTSDNFDEYMKALGVGFATRQVGNRTKPNLVVCMDDQGLICMKSQSTFKTTEIKFKLNESFEETTADDRKTTTVVTLENGKLVQKQSWDGKESTIEREVTDGKLIAKCTMGDVVAVRTYVKEA, from the exons ATGGTTGACAAATTCGTGGGGACATGGAAGATGACCACCAGCGACAACTTTGACGAGTACATGAAGGCTCTAG GTGTCGGTTTCGCTACTCGTCAGGTGGGAAACCGGACCAAACCCAACCTGGTCGTGTGTATGGATGATCAAGGGCTCATATGCATGAAGTCGCAGAGCACCTTCAAAACTACTGAGATCAAATTTAAACTGAACGAGTCATTCGAGGAGACCACCGCAGATGATCGAAAGACTACG ACTGTCGTGACTCTTGAGAACGGGAAACTTGTGCAAAAACAGTCCTGGGATGGCAAAGAGTCGACGATAGAGAGGGAGGTGACGGATGGAAAATTAATAGCT AAATGCACGATGGGTGATGTGGTGGCTGTAAGGACATATGTGAAGGAGGCATGA
- the fam8a1a gene encoding protein FAM8A1, giving the protein MTADSTEETVKNRQESDNSDNMTTTEYCAQLQQWMWRYYCGYASWQSWVFMSAPLFPPPQFGCQAPGSSTSAYSATPADIAAWYNQTSPPSSRPAAIATSSTADRGPAQPAGREYTIPSPLRRFLAETVDFFLLFCVKATIVLWIMHLSGMKDISKFMMQFIVEEIDETTSLEDLQKMMAVALAYRVLVCVYEIICIWGAGGATPGKFLLGLRVVTCDTTVLVQPNRVLVVPASNVSLSASTVRALNKNFSIAFLFPIFITLLFFQHNRTVYDVVAGTIVVRRRRAR; this is encoded by the exons ATGACAGCGGATAGTACAGAAGAAACGGTCAAAAACCGTCAGGAATCCGATAACAGTGACAACATGACAACGACTGAATACTGCGCGCAGCTGCAGCAGTGGATGTGGCGCTATTACTGTGGCTATGCGAGCTGGCAGAGTTGGGTGTTCATGTCCGCGCCGCTGTTTCCTCCGCCTCAGTTCGGTTGCCAGGCACCCGGCAGCTCCACATCTGCATATTCCGCGACGCCCGCTGACATCGCCGCCTGGTATAACCAGACGAGCCCACCGTCAAGCCGTCCAGCAGCTATTGCCACATCCAGCACTGCTGACAGAGGACCAGCACAGCCTGCAG gtaGAGAGTACACCATCCCCTCCCCTTTGCGTAGATTTCTGGCTGAAACTGTGGATTTCTTCCTTCTCTTCTGTGTAAAGGCAACCATAGTGTTGTGGATCATGCATCTCAGTGGAATGAA GGATATTTCCAAATTCATGATGCAGTTTATTGTGGAAGAGATTGATGAGACCACATCTTTGGAGGACCTGCAAAAGATGATGGCCGTGGCTTTAGCATACAGAGTCCTTGTGTGCGTCTATGAA ATCATCTGTATTTGGGGAGCTGGAGGTGCCACTCCGGGAAAGTTCCTGCTGGGTCTTCGAGTCGTCACATGTGATACGACAGTCCTAGTGCAGCCGAATCGGGTTTTGGTGGTACCGGCATCCAATGTCAGCTTATCTGC GTCCACAGTACGGGCCTTAAATAAAAACTTCTCCATCGCCTTCCTGTTCCCTATCTTTATCACGCTACTCTTTTTCCAACACAACAGAACTGTTTATGACGTTGTGGCTGGAACCATCGTGGTTCGGAGGAGAAGAGCCAGATGA